CGAAATTAAAACCATTTTTTTGTTCCAGTAGGTGAAGCCTCGTGGAAATGATTCAAATTGTCGGCCTTGGCCTTGTGGCAGCGGTGCTTTCCCTTATTTTGAAAGAACAAAAGCCGATCTTCGCTTTTTTGTTGGCCACGTTCACTGGAATCCTGATATTCCTTTTTTTAATAGATAAAATCTCGGCGGTTATTCAAGTCTTGGAAGATTTGGCGGAAAAATCAAACATCAATATGGTTTTTTTAAAGACGATCTTGAAAATTATCGGAATTGCCTATATCGCTGAGTTTGGAGCACAGATCGTGCGGGATGCCGGACAAGAATCCATTGCATCCAAGATTGAATTATCCGGCAAAGTACTAATTATGGTTATGGCGATCCCTATTATAATTGTCATTATTGAAACCGTGGTGAATCTGCTTCCGGCATGAATCACAAAAGAACCAGGAGATGAGGACATGCTGCACCCGTCGTTGCCGTCATCCTACAAACGAACGATGCTTCTTCTTTTTCTGCTTGCCCTATGTCTTGCCTGGGCAGGGGGAGTCTCTGCGGGTACAGGACCTGCGGAAGCTATCATAAAAGGGCAGGCGGACCAGTTGGAAACGGAGCAGGTAGAACAATTTTGGAACAAACTGATGAAAGATTACGGAGGGTACTTTCCGGAAAGTAAAACGCCTACCTTCAGTGACATGCTGCTCAACGGAATGCAGTTAAAACTGCCGGATATTTTCAAGGGAATTTTCAAATACCTCTTTCATGAAATCATTGTAAACGGCAAACTGCTTGCTTCTATAGTCATTCTTACTGTGTTCAGCATGATTTTGGAAACTCTGCAAAGCTCTTTTGAAAGAAATGCCGTCAGCAAGATTGCTTTCGTAATCTCTTACCTGGTTCTGATGATCATAGCCATCAACAGTTTTCAAGTAGCCATCGAATATGCGCGCAGTGCGATTCAGTCCATGATGGATTTTATGGTTGCCTGCACCCCGATTCTGCTTACTTTACTGGCCTCGATGGGGAATATCACGACAGTAGCCATCATGCATCCCCTTATTGTATTCATGATCCATGCGGTCGGTACGGCCGTGTACTTTATCATCTTTCCGCTTCTGTTTTTTTCGGCCATTTTGCATATTGTCAGTTCGCTGACGGACAAGTATAAGGTAACGCAGCTGGCCAACTTGCTTAGAAATATCAGCATAGGGCTGCTTGGAATATTTATTACTGTTTTTCTCGGCGTAATATCGGTCAGGGGCA
This Paenibacillus larvae subsp. larvae DNA region includes the following protein-coding sequences:
- the spoIIIAD gene encoding stage III sporulation protein AD, with translation MEMIQIVGLGLVAAVLSLILKEQKPIFAFLLATFTGILIFLFLIDKISAVIQVLEDLAEKSNINMVFLKTILKIIGIAYIAEFGAQIVRDAGQESIASKIELSGKVLIMVMAIPIIIVIIETVVNLLPA
- the spoIIIAE gene encoding stage III sporulation protein AE gives rise to the protein MLHPSLPSSYKRTMLLLFLLALCLAWAGGVSAGTGPAEAIIKGQADQLETEQVEQFWNKLMKDYGGYFPESKTPTFSDMLLNGMQLKLPDIFKGIFKYLFHEIIVNGKLLASIVILTVFSMILETLQSSFERNAVSKIAFVISYLVLMIIAINSFQVAIEYARSAIQSMMDFMVACTPILLTLLASMGNITTVAIMHPLIVFMIHAVGTAVYFIIFPLLFFSAILHIVSSLTDKYKVTQLANLLRNISIGLLGIFITVFLGVISVRGSMGAITDGVTIRTAKYISGTFIPVVGRLFSDATETVIGASLLMKNAIGLAGVVILILLCAFPAMKILTLALIYNASAAVMQPLGESPIIKCLQTIGKSMLYVFACLAAVGLMFFLAITIIITASNVSLMVR